CACGGGCATCGTGCGCTGCGTGCCGCAGCCGCTCGAGCGCCGGGTGCGGCTGGAGATCCGCCTGCCGCTGGCACTGTCGGGTGAGGTCATGCACCGCATCCTCGACTGCGTGCCCAGCGGCGAGATCGGCCGCATCACGCCGTGGTCGCAGCACCTGTCGAGCCTGGGCCTGCCCGATGGACTCTGACCTGGTCCGCGTCCTATGCGCGCTGGCCGCCTTCCTGGTTCCGCTCGGGCTGGCCTGGGCCCTCGTGTGCCTGGATGGGCGCACCCACCGGTGCCGCGCCCGGCGCCGGCCCTGAGCGGCTCGCCCTGTCTCTTTCCTTTTTTCCACGCAACTCGATACGAGGAGATCGAATGATCGCGAATGCCTGTTTCTTCTTCAAATGCAGGCGGCTCCTGGCCGCCAGCCTGCTGTGCGCCGCCGTGAGCGCGCAGGCCCAGACGGCGAACCCGGGCGAGCCGGCCCCGGTGCACAGCCTGACCGGCAACCTGAGCCTGGTGTCGGACTACCGCTTCCGCGGCCTCTCGCAGAGCTGGCGCCAGCCGGCCGTGCAGGGCGGCATCGACTACACGCATGCCAGCGGCCTGTACCTTGGCAACTGGAACTCGAGCGTCTCGTCCAACAGCTACAACAACGGCGCGGGCCTGGAGGTCGACCTGTACGGCGGCTACCGCTTCCCGCTAACCCAGGACCTGACGGCCGACGCCGGCGTGCTGTTCTACCTCTACCCCGGCGCCCACCTGAACAGCGCCCCGGCCCAGCCCGGCGGCCAGAAGTACGACAACACCGAGATCTACTTCGGCCTGGCGCGCGGCGCCTTCAACGCCAGGCTGTCCTATGCCGTGACGGACTACTTCGGCCTGAACAGCGCCACAGCGGGCTATGCCTACTGGACCCCGCTGCCCGCGCGCGGCAGCTCCCGGGGCACCACCTACCTCGACCTCAACTACAGCCTCGAGCTGGGCCGCCAGTTCGCGCTCGGCCTGCACCTGGGCCACACGGCCGTGCGCCGCTACGGCGAGCTGTCCTACACCGACTACAAGCTCGCGCTGACGAAGGAGGCGGCGGGCTTCCTGCTGGGGCTGGCGCTGGTGGGCGCCCGGGCCGATGCCCGCTACTACCAGGCCGGCGACTCGGCCTGGCTCCATCCGAAGCCGACCGGCCGCAGCAGCCTCGTGCTGTCGGCCACCCGCAGCTTCTGATCCGGGCCGGGAGTGCTACGCTCGACAGGCGGCGGCCATCGCCGCGCCAGGCATCACCCCATGGGCAGTTCCAGCGACGCGCGACCCGACCCCGACCAGCTGCTCGAGCAGCTGCGGGAAGAGGACGAGCGCGCGCGCCGCGGCAAGCTGCGCATCTACTTCGGCGCCAGCGCCGGCGTGGGCAAGACCTACGCCATGCTGAGCGCGGCCCAGCGCGAGCGCAAGGCCGGGCGCGACGTGCTGGTGGGCGTGGTGGAAACCCACGGCCGCAGCGAGACCGCCGAGCTGCTGGCGGGGCTGGAGCAGCTGCCGCTGCGCGAGCTGCCCTACCGCGGCCGCACGCTGCGCGAGTTCGACCTCGACGCCGCGCTGGCGCGCCGGCCCGCCGTGCTGCTGGTGGACGAGCTGGCGCACTCCAACGTGGAGGGCTCGCGCCATCCCAAGCGCTGGCAGGACGTGCAGGAGCTGCTGGAGGCCGGCATCGACGTCTGGTCGGCCATCAACGTGCAGCACCTTGAAAGCCTGAACGGCACGGTCGGCGCCATCACCGGCGTGCGGGTGCACGAGACCGTGCCCGACACCGTGCTGGACCAGGCCGACGAGATCATCCTGGTCGACGTCACGCCCGACGAACTCATGAACCGGCTGCAGGCCGGCAAGGTCTACCTGCCGCACCAGGCCGAGCGCGCGGCGCGCAACTTCTTTCGCAAGGGCAACCTGATCGCCCTGCGCGAGATCGCGCTGCGCCGCACCGCCGAGCATGTGGAAGACGACGTGCGCAGCTACCGCGTGGAGCAGTCGATCGCGCCGGTATGGAACACCGAAGGCGCGATCCTCGCCTGCATCGGCCCGAACGAGGGCGCGGAGCAGACCGTGCGCACCGCCGCGCGGCTGGCCGGGCAGCTCAACGTGCGCTGGCACGCGGCCTTTGTCGAGACGCCGCCGCTGCAGCGGCGCGCCGCGGCGCAGCGCGACCGCATCCTGGCGGTGCTCAAGCTGGCCGAGGAGCTGGGCGCCGCCACCGCGGTGCTGACCGGCGCCGACGCGGCGCAGGCGCTGGTCGAGCAGGCGCAGCGGCTGAACTGCGCCACGCTGGTGGTGGGGCGGCCGCAGGCCGCGGGCGGCTGGCGCAACTGGCGCGGCGGCCGCACCATGACGCGCCGGCTGGCCCTGCTGGCGCCCACGCTGGACATCGTGGAAGTGGGCCAGGCCGACAGCGCGCGGCGGCTGGCGCGCGCCGTGCACCTCGTGCACGACGAGGAAGACGCTGCCGCCTGGCACGGCCACTGGCCGCGCTACGCCTGGGCCGTCGCCTCGAGCGTGGCCATCACCCTGCTGGCCACGCCGCTGGCCCAGTTCTTCGACCTGGCCAACATCGTGATGCTGTTCCTGCTGGGCGTGGTGCTGGTGGCCATGCGGTTCGGGCGCGGCCCGGCGGCGCTGGCGGCGTTCCTCAACGTCGCGGCCTTCGATTTCTTCTTCGTCGCGCCGCGCATGTCGTTCGCCGTGAGCGACGTGCAGTACCTGGTGACGTTCGCCGTCATGCTCGGCGTGGGGCTGCTCACCGGCCAGCTCACCGCGGGGCTGCGCTTCCAGGCCCGCATCGCGGCCAGCCGCGAGCGGCGCGCGCAGTCGCTGTTCGAGCTTACGCGCGACCTGTCGGCCGCGCTGCTGGGCTCGCAGGTGGCCGAGCTCGGCGAGGCCGCCGTGCGCCGCAACTTCGGCGGCCAGGCGCTGGTGCTGGGCACCGATGCGGCCGACCTGCTGGTGCTGCCGCCGCAGGCGCCGCCCGATTTCGACGCGGGCGTGGCCGACTGGGCCTTCCGCAACGCGCAGCCGGCCGGGTTGGCCACCTCCACGCTGCCGGCCCATGCCTGGCACTACCTGCCGCTGCGCGCGCCGATGCGGGTGCGCGGCGTGCTCGCGCTCAAGCCCGCGCAGCCGCGCTGGCTGCTGATCCCCGAGCAGGTGCAGCAGCTCGACACGCTGGCGCGCCAGATCGCGATCGCGCTGGAGCGCGTGCACTACGTCGAAATCGCCCAGCAGGCCCTGGTGCAGATGGAGTCGGAGCGGCTGCGCAACGCGCTGCTGGCGGCGATCTCGCACGACGTGCGCACGCCGCTGACGGCGCTGATCGGGCTGGCCGAGTCGCTGCAGCGCACGCCGCTGGCGCCGGCCCAGGCGCAGAACGCGCAGGCCATCGCCAGCGAGGCGCGCCAGCTCAGCGCGCTGGTCAACAACCTGCTGGACATGGCGCGGCTGCAAAGTGGCTCGGTGCGCCTGCGCAGCGAGTGGCAGTCGGTCGAGGAGGTGGTGGGCGCCGCCATCCGCGCGGCGCAGCACGCGCTGGGCGGGCGGGCCGTGAACACCGACTTGCCGGCCGATCTGCCGCTGGTGGAGTTCGACGCGGTGCTGATCGAGCGCGTGCTGGTCAACCTGCTGGAGAACGCCGCCAAGTACGGCGCGCCGCCGATCGAGATCCGCGCCCGCGCCACGCCCGACGCGCTGGTGCTCGCGGTGCGCGACCACGGCCCCGGCCTGCCGGCCGGGCTCAAGGGGCGCGAGCAGACGCTGTTCGACAAGTTCACGCGCGGCGAGGCCGAATCGGCCACCCCCGGCGTGGGGCTGGGGCTGGCCATCTGCAAGGCGGTGGTGGACGCGCACCACGGCCGCATCGACGCGGCCAATGCCGAGGGCGGTGGTGCAGAATTCACGCTCACCCTGCCGCGCCGGCCGCCGCCGGATTCGAACGAGTAAAGCATGTCCAGCCCCGTCGCCATCGTGATCGAAGACGAGCCGCAGATCCGCCGCTTCGTGCGCGCCGCGCTGGAGGCCGAGGGCTGGCAGGTGCACGAGGCCGACAGCGCGCGCCGCGGCCTGAGCGAGGCTGGCACGCGCAAGCCCGACCTGCTGGTGCTCGATCTCGGCCTGCCCGACGGCGACGGCTTGGAGGTGATCCGCGACGTGCGCGGCTGGTCGGCCGTGCCCATCATCGTGCTGTCGGCGCGCGTGGACGAGGCCGACAAGGTGGCCGCGCTCGACGCCGGCGCCGACGACTACCTGACCAAGCCGTTCGGCGTGGGCGAGCTGCTGGCGCGGGTGCGCGCCAACCTGCGGCGCCCGCGCGCGGCTGCCGGCGGGGCCCAGGCCGAGGAGGCCGATCCGCTGTTCCGCTTCGGCGACGTGGAGGTGGACCGCCCCGCCCGCGTGGTGCGCCGCGCCGGCGTGGACGTGCACCTCACGCCGATCGAGTACCGGCTGCTGTCGGTGCTGGTGGCCAACGCCGGCCGCGTGCTGACGCACCGCCAGCTGCTGCGCGAGGTCTGGGGGCCGTCGCATGCCGAGCAGAGCCACTACCTGCGCATCTACATGGGCCACCTGCGGCAGAAGCTCGAAGCCGACCCGGCCCAGCCGCGCCATCTGCTGACCGAAACCGCGGTCGGCTACCGGCTGCTGGCCCCGTGAGCCGGCTGGAAGCCGTTTTTTGAGGGAAAATGGGCGGATGTCCGCATCCCCCGGTCGTGGGGTGCTACGAAATAGATAGCAAGCCAGTCATGCCCGAATCCGCCGCCGCTCCCACCCGCCTGAACAAACGCATGGCCGAACTCGGCCTGTGCTCGCGCCGCGAGGCCGACGACTGGATCGCCCAGGGCTGGGTCCGCGTCAACGGCCGGGCCGCCGAGATGGGCGTGAAGGTCACGCCGGCCGACCGCATCGAGGTCGACCCGAAGGCCCAGGGCCAGCAGGCGGCGCAGGTCACCGTGCTGCTCAACAAGCCCATGGGCTACGTGAGCGGCCAGGCCGAGGACGGCCACGAGCCGGCCATCGTGTTGATCAACCCGCGCACCCACTGGCGCGACGACACCAGCCGCCAGCGCTTCTCGCCGCCGCAGCTGCGCGGCCTGGCGCCGGCCGGCCGGCTCGACATCGACTCCATCGGCCTGCTGGTGCTGACGCAGGACGGCCGCGTGGCGCGCCAGCTGATCGGCGAGGACTCGACGATGGAGAAGGAGTACCTGGTGCGGGTGAGCTTCGGCGCCGTCACGGCCAACGTGCAGGCGGCCTTTCCGCGCGAGCAGCTGGCGCGGCTGCGCCACGGCCTGAGCCTGGACGGCCAGCCGCTGCAGCCGGCGCAGGTGGACTGGCAGAACCCCGAGCAACTGCGCTTCGTGCTGACCGAGGGCAAGAAGCGCCAGATCCGGCGCATGTGCGAACTGGTGGGGCTCAAGGTGGTGGGCTTGAAGCGCATCCGCATCGGCCGCGTGGTGCTGGGCCAGCTGCCGGTGGGGCAGTGGCGCTACCTCGGGGCGAACGAGCGGTTCTGAGATCGTCAACAGGTTCTGACCGCCGGGCCGCGCCCGCTCATGCAGAACTAATTCGGCGGGGCTAGACTCCTACCGGCGGGCCGCCTCCACGGGGCGC
The sequence above is a segment of the Variovorax terrae genome. Coding sequences within it:
- a CDS encoding pseudouridine synthase; the protein is MPESAAAPTRLNKRMAELGLCSRREADDWIAQGWVRVNGRAAEMGVKVTPADRIEVDPKAQGQQAAQVTVLLNKPMGYVSGQAEDGHEPAIVLINPRTHWRDDTSRQRFSPPQLRGLAPAGRLDIDSIGLLVLTQDGRVARQLIGEDSTMEKEYLVRVSFGAVTANVQAAFPREQLARLRHGLSLDGQPLQPAQVDWQNPEQLRFVLTEGKKRQIRRMCELVGLKVVGLKRIRIGRVVLGQLPVGQWRYLGANERF
- a CDS encoding DUF4118 domain-containing protein, giving the protein MGSSSDARPDPDQLLEQLREEDERARRGKLRIYFGASAGVGKTYAMLSAAQRERKAGRDVLVGVVETHGRSETAELLAGLEQLPLRELPYRGRTLREFDLDAALARRPAVLLVDELAHSNVEGSRHPKRWQDVQELLEAGIDVWSAINVQHLESLNGTVGAITGVRVHETVPDTVLDQADEIILVDVTPDELMNRLQAGKVYLPHQAERAARNFFRKGNLIALREIALRRTAEHVEDDVRSYRVEQSIAPVWNTEGAILACIGPNEGAEQTVRTAARLAGQLNVRWHAAFVETPPLQRRAAAQRDRILAVLKLAEELGAATAVLTGADAAQALVEQAQRLNCATLVVGRPQAAGGWRNWRGGRTMTRRLALLAPTLDIVEVGQADSARRLARAVHLVHDEEDAAAWHGHWPRYAWAVASSVAITLLATPLAQFFDLANIVMLFLLGVVLVAMRFGRGPAALAAFLNVAAFDFFFVAPRMSFAVSDVQYLVTFAVMLGVGLLTGQLTAGLRFQARIAASRERRAQSLFELTRDLSAALLGSQVAELGEAAVRRNFGGQALVLGTDAADLLVLPPQAPPDFDAGVADWAFRNAQPAGLATSTLPAHAWHYLPLRAPMRVRGVLALKPAQPRWLLIPEQVQQLDTLARQIAIALERVHYVEIAQQALVQMESERLRNALLAAISHDVRTPLTALIGLAESLQRTPLAPAQAQNAQAIASEARQLSALVNNLLDMARLQSGSVRLRSEWQSVEEVVGAAIRAAQHALGGRAVNTDLPADLPLVEFDAVLIERVLVNLLENAAKYGAPPIEIRARATPDALVLAVRDHGPGLPAGLKGREQTLFDKFTRGEAESATPGVGLGLAICKAVVDAHHGRIDAANAEGGGAEFTLTLPRRPPPDSNE
- the kdpE gene encoding two-component system response regulator KdpE → MSSPVAIVIEDEPQIRRFVRAALEAEGWQVHEADSARRGLSEAGTRKPDLLVLDLGLPDGDGLEVIRDVRGWSAVPIIVLSARVDEADKVAALDAGADDYLTKPFGVGELLARVRANLRRPRAAAGGAQAEEADPLFRFGDVEVDRPARVVRRAGVDVHLTPIEYRLLSVLVANAGRVLTHRQLLREVWGPSHAEQSHYLRIYMGHLRQKLEADPAQPRHLLTETAVGYRLLAP
- a CDS encoding TorF family putative porin, with product MIANACFFFKCRRLLAASLLCAAVSAQAQTANPGEPAPVHSLTGNLSLVSDYRFRGLSQSWRQPAVQGGIDYTHASGLYLGNWNSSVSSNSYNNGAGLEVDLYGGYRFPLTQDLTADAGVLFYLYPGAHLNSAPAQPGGQKYDNTEIYFGLARGAFNARLSYAVTDYFGLNSATAGYAYWTPLPARGSSRGTTYLDLNYSLELGRQFALGLHLGHTAVRRYGELSYTDYKLALTKEAAGFLLGLALVGARADARYYQAGDSAWLHPKPTGRSSLVLSATRSF